The DNA region GGTGCTGGAATTGCGCGCCCGCGCGCAGACTTCGGGCGCGATCCGCGCGTTGCTTGGTCTCGCGCCCAAGACCGCGCGGCGCATTACCGATCATGGCGACGAGGACATCGACATCGACGCGATCAAGGTCGGCGACCGCCTGCGCGTGCGCCCGGGCGAGAAGGTGCCGGTCGACGGCGTCGTCATCGAGGGCAGCGCGGTCATCGACGAATCCATGGTCACGGGTGAATCGATGCCGGTCACGAAGGCGGAAGGCGAGAGGGTGATCGGCGGCACCGTCAACCAGAGCGGTGGCCTCGTGATGCGTGCCGAGAAGGTCGGCCGCGACACCATGCTGTCGCGGATCGTCGACATGGTGGCGAAGGCGCAGCGCTCGCGCGCGCCGATTCAGCGGCTCGCCGACCGTGTCGCCGGCTGGTTCGTGCCGGCGGTGATCGCAGCTGCCGTGCTGGCCTTCATCGCCTGGACGGTATTCGGCCCCGAGCCGCGCCTGACCTTCGCGCTGGTCGCCGCGGTGACGGTGCTGATCATCGCCTGTCCCTGCGCGCTGGGGCTGGCAACGCCGATGTCGATCATGGTTGGTGTCGGCCGCGGCGCGCATTCCGGCATCCTGATTCGCGACGCGCAGGCGCTGGAGCGGATGGAAGCGATCGACACGCTTGTCATCGACAAGACCGGCACGCTCACCGAGGGCAAGCCGAAGGTCGTGCGCATCATCGCCGCCGAAGGGTTCGACGAGAATGACGTGCTCCGTCTTGCCGCCAGTGTCGAGCAGGGCAGCGAGCATCCACTGGCGCGGGCCATCATCGCTTCCGCCGGGGAACGCAAGCTGGCATCGGCGACCGTCAGCAATTTTGCCTCGCCCTCCGGCAAGGGCGCGACCGGTACGGTCGAGGGCAGGCAGGTTGCGCTCGGCAATGCGGTGCTGATGGGTGAGTTGAAGATCATAACGTCAACGCTGGACCAGGCTGCCGAGGCCGCGCGGCGCGATGGCGCGACGGCGATCTATGTCGCGGTCGATGGGCGCGTCGCCGGCGTGATCGCGATCGCCGATCCGGTCAAGCCGTCGGCGGCGAATGCGCTGCAGGCGCTGCGTGCCGAAGGCCTGCGCATCGTGATGCTGACCGGCGACAATGAGACCACCGCGCGCGCGGTGGCGAAAACGCTCGGCATCGACGAGGTCGAGGCCGGCGTGCTGCCGGAGCGCAAGAGCGAGGTCGTGCAGCGGCTGCGCGGCGAGGGCCGCACCGTCGCGATGGCGGGCGATGGCGTCAACGATGCGCCGGCGCTCGCCGCGGCCGATGTCGGCATCGCGATGGGCGGCGGCACCGATGTCGCGATCGAGAGCGCCGGCATCACGCTGCTCACCGGCGACCTGATGGGCCTCGTCCGGGCGCGGCGATTGTCGGTCGCAACCATGCGCAACATCCGCCAGAACCTGGCGTTCGCCTTCGTCTACAACGCCGCCGGCGTGCCGATCGCGGCCGGCGTGCTGTATCCGCTTTTCGGCATCCTGCTGTCGCCGATGGTCGGCGCCGCCGCGATGGCGCTGTCCTCGGTCAGCGTGATCGGCAACGCGCTGCGGCTGTCGAGGGTGCAGCTGGACTAGGCGTCTCTTACCTCGCCCCGCCTGCGGGGAGAGGTCGGATCGCATCGTAAGATGCGATCCGGGTGAGGGGGACTCTCAGCGAATCCATCTCCCTCCGATATTGCGGAAGCGGCCCCTCACCCCAACCCTCTCCCCGCAAGAGCGCGGCGAGGGAGCAGAGTGTGGCCGCGGCCTTCACGCCGGCAGCAGAAGCTGTGCGCGCCGCTCCATCTCGGCATCGAGCCAGGTTGCGAGATCCTCGCTGACTTCGACCATCGGCAGCCGCACCTCGGGGCTGTCGATTAGCCCCTGCCGCCACAACCAGTGCTTGGCCGGCGCGGGGCTTGGTTCCGCGAACAGCAGCCGGGTCAGGCCGACGACGCTCTGCCAGGCCGCCAGCGCCGCGTCGCGCTTACCCTGCCGCAGCAGCGTGCGGATCGAAGCGAAGGTGTTGGTTTCCAGATGCGCGGACAGCAGGATCGCGCCGTCGGCGCCGTCCGAGAGCGCATCGAATGTCTGCGCGTCCTCACCGGTCAGCACGCGGAAGCCGGCGGGCCGGCGGTTGAGGAAGTCGATCGACTGCGCGCGGTCGGCACAGCAATCCTTCATGCCGACGATGTTGGGATGTTCCGCGAGCGTCAGCAGCGTCTCGTTCGTCAGGTTCACCGCTGTGCGATACGGAATGTTGTAGAGCACGACCGGCCACGACGCGTGATCGGCCAGCGCGTTGAAGTGCTGCACGAGCCCGCGTTGCGAGGGCCTGATGTAATAGGGGCTCGCGATCAGGTAGCCGTTGATCGGCCAGTCGGCCGTATCATCCAGCGCATCCTTCATCCTGGCCGTAGAGGCGCCGGAGAGCCCGAGGCAGACCGGCAAATGGCGGGAGTTGGCACTGAGCTCGTCGAGCACGACGCTGACCAGGCCCTCCAGCTCATCGGTGCTGAGCGCCATGCCTTCACCGGAGGTTGCACCGAGGATGAAGCCGTCGACGGGGCCGTCGGCATAGTGCCGCACGAGGCGGCGCAGCGAGGTGACGTCGAGTTCGCCGTCGCGGAACGGCGTGATCAGGGGCAGCCAGAGGCCCTGCAATTGCTGGTGTAGTTCAGTCATGTTCCATCTCCTCAGGGGGCAAAGCCGGAGACGGGACCAACAAAAAAACCCCGTCCAGGCGGCGGGGTTTCGGGATCGGTTGAATGCGAAGGTGATCTTATCGCGCGCGATCTCGTGTCCCCGGGAGGGGAGCTTTTTTCGACGACAGAACGGCGCACGAAGTCGTGATCATTGGACAATGATGCTGCGCTGCGAGGTTGTTGTCAATCCGCTGACCGTGACGTGCGGCACGTTCGAGCATGACATCAAGGTGAGAGACGTAGAGGTGAAAGACATGCAGGTGAAAGACATGCAGGTGAAAGACTTGGAGATGAAAAAAAGCCGGGCTCGCGTGAGCCCGGCTTAAGGTATTGGCCACGTGAGGCCGACACAATCACCTTCCAAGAGGGATTACTGAACTTCCGCGCCACTGGAGGAGGGGGACATATGCGCGACGCGACCGCTCAGCGTGTAAGCACTATGATCCCCATCGACGCCCTGCAGCAACTATCCAGGTCGCATGTCAGTCATGCGGAGATTCAGGGGCCTCTTCGGGCAGCGCGGAAGGCCTATAAACCAGCCCTATAAGGGCGGCTTAATCAGGACGGCCAGCGCTGCGCCTTGCTGACCACGAAATCGCGGAACACCTGCACCCGGGCCACTGTCTTCAGCTCTTCCGGATAGACGAAGTAGGTGTCGAGTGCGATCGAGTCGGACTCGCCGAACAGCTGTACGAGGTTGTTCTGTTCGACCAGATAGTCCGGCAACGCTGCGATGCCGAGGCCCTGCTGGCAGGCGCGCACCAGGCCAAGGATGTTGTTGACCTTGAAGTAGGGTTCGCGCGGACCGGAGCCGTTGCGGCCGGCATCGATCAGCCAGCTGCGGTTCTGCAGATGCGGCGGCACCTGCGAGTCGCCGAGCATGATGATGCGGTGCGAGTCGAGATCATCCAGCGTCCGCGGCGTGCCGAAGCGCTTGATGTATTCCGGCGAGCAATAGGCATGGAAGCCGATCGAGAACAGCTTGCGCTGGATCAGGTCCGGCTGGGTCGGCTTGCGGGTGCGGATCGCAACGTCGGCCTCGCGCATCGACAGGTCGAGATCCTCGTCGGTGACGATCAGCGAGATCCGGATGTCCGGATAGAGCGCGACGAACTCGTCGAGCCGCGGGATCAGCCAGTTGATGCCGAGCGCCGGCGGCGTCGTGATCTTGAGATCGCCGCTCGGCCGCTCGCGGCTGTCGGTGAGCTTTGCGCGCGCCGCCTGCAGCTGCATGAAGACGTCATGCGCGGTGCGGAACAGCAGGTCGCCCTGCTCGGTGAGGATCAGGCCGCGCGCATGGCGGTGAAACAGCGAGACCGAGAGCTCCTGCTCCAGTGCGCTGACCTGGCGGGAGACCGCCGATTGCGACAGGCCGAGCTGCTCGCCGGCATGCGTGAAGCTGCCAGCCTCCGCCGCCGCGTGAAAGACCTTCAGCTTGTCCCAATCCATATCCGTAAATCCGTCGCGAGAGCGTGCCATGATTATTCCGCCGCTGCGCGATCGCTCGCGCGAAGAGCAATGAAGCGTTCCGCCTCGAGCGCCGCCATGCAGCCGAGGCCGGCGGCGGTGACCGCCTGCCGAAAGGTTTCATCCGCCACGTCGCCCGCGGCGAACAGGCCGGGCATCGAGGTCGCCGTGGAGTTCGGCGCCACCTCGACATAGCCCGACGGTTTCAGCTTGATCTGGCCTTTGACGAGCTCCGTCGCCGGCGCATGGCCGATTGCGACGAAGACGCCGTCGGTCTTGAGGTCGGTCAGCGCACCGGTCTTGACGTTCTTCAGCCGCACATGGGTGACCTTGTTCGGGTTCTCCGTGCCGCAGATCTCGTCGATCGCGGAATCCCACACCACCTTGATCTTGGGATGCTTGAACAGCCGCTCCTGCAGGATGCGCTCGGCGCGGAAATGATTGCGGCGATGCACGATGGTGACTTGCGAGGCATGATTGGTCAGATACAGCGCTTCCTCGACCGCGGTGTTGCCGCCGCCGACCACCACGACCTCCTTGCCGCGGTAGAAGAAGCCGTCGCAGGTCGCGCAGGCCGACACGCCGCCGCCCTGGAACTTCTCTTCCGAGGGCAGTCCGAGCCAGCGCGCCTGGGCGCCGGTGGCGAGGATGACCGTCTCGGCGAGATAGACGTCGCCGGAATCGCAAGTCAGACGAAACGGGCGGTGGCCGAGCTCCAGCTTGTTGACGAGATCGGTGACGATCTTGGTGCCGACGTGGGCCGCCTGCTTCTCCATCTGCTCCATCAGCCAGGGGCCCTGGATCACATCGGCGAAGCCGGGGTAGTTCTCGACGTCGGTGGTGATGGTGAGCTGCCCGCCCGGCTGAATGCCCTGGATCAGGATCGGTTCGAGCATCGCGCGCGCCGCGTAGATCGCTGCGGTGTAACCGGCGGGGCCGGACCCGATGATGACGACCTTGGCATGGGTAGGCGCGGGCATTGTGAGATCCCTCTGTTTTGGGGATTTTGATCAAGGACTTGTGCGGGAAGCGCCCCGGAAACGCGTCACGGCGGCGCCAAAAGTGTCAAATCCAAGTCTAGGATATCTGGGAAGCTATGCAAGATTTGCAATCCATGGCAGCGATTTTTCCCCGGAACTGAAGTCACATTCGCGAAATCGTGCGCTGCACGCGCAATAAAATTGCGCAATGCCGGCTGCCTGCGCTATGAGAGTTGCCGGCAGACCTGCCAAACCTTCCGAACCCTGAGGGAACCCAAGTCGCGTGTCGAAGAACCTTGACGAGATCGACCTCAAAATCCTCGCCGAGATCCAGGCCGATGGCCGAATCACCAATGTGGAACTCGCCAAACGCGTCGGGATCTCGCCGCCGCCCTGCCTGCGCAGGGTCCGGGCGCTGGAGGAGGAGGGCTACATCCAGGGCTACCGCGGCCTGCTCGATCCGCGCCGCCTCGGCTACGACGTCACGGTGTTCGCTTCTGTGCATCTGTCGAGCCAGGCCGACGCCGACCTCCGCGCGTTCGAGAATTTCGTGCGCGCCGAGCCGTTGGTGCGGGAATGCTGGATGCTGTCGGGCGAAGTCGATTTCATCCTCAAATGCGTCGCTCCCGACATGGCGACCTTCCAGGATTTCGTCACCCACCTGACGGCCGCGCCGCATGTGCGCAACGTCAGGACGTCGCTGGTGCTGCACAATTCGAAATACGAAGCGGCGGTGCCGTTGGGGCTGAAGGCGGCGGGGTAGCGCGCCGTGGCGCGTCATTTCGGGCGATGCGCTGGCATCCGATGTTTGAGCTGGGGTGAAGAGGCTCCTCGTCAACTTCGGGCAGTCATCGCCGAACCGTCTGCCTCGAATAGTTCAACTGCCCCGGATGGTGAGGTCGCGACGTCGAACTCGAGCGGCCCGCAAGTAATCATGCAATAGTCGTAAACCGAGCGCTGATCGTTCCCCATCAAGAACTGATAGTGGATCTGCATGAAGTCGAATCGATGACGTCTGAAGCGGATCGGACTTATCATCGAGTGTATTTGGACGCGCCGAATCTTGGGGTGCACTCCTGAGTAGTCCCGGCTGGTACGTTTCAGCGTGACGGGGTCGAAGCGATAGAAGCTGATCGCGTCATCTCGTGCCTGGTATTCGACCCAGTCGATGGCAGACGTTCCGGCCACAAGTTGTGCCGCTTCCCGAATTTGGCCGCCCATCGGATGCAATGCGAATTTGGGAATAGTGGCGCCCACTGTGAGAACGCACAGCTTCGGTCCGCGCGTTTCAAGCAGGGGATCCAATTTTAGCGCGCGCGCGACCGCCGCTATTGTGAGTGCGGCGCCAAGAGAATGGCCAACAACGAGAATTTCATCAACTTTTGCAGCCTGAGCTGTCTTTGCGATCAGCTCCGCAAAGTCGTCGAGTCGCGCATCAAGTTCGCTTCTGCGCCCGTAAAGGAACTCGTGGGAGAAAATGGCATCATCGAGAATGTGGTTTATGCGACCCTTCGGTCCGATCCAGAGTACAGCGCTGACGAAGATGGCAAGCGACAAAAAACTGCCAAGCAGCAGTTCCACCCAAAGTGTAGCGTGTAAGGGCCCGATCACCAGATACGATAGCCCAGCGCTGCACAATGCGATCAGCAGCAAACAACAATATGGAAAGACGAAAAAGAGGGCGTACTTCCAACTCGCCATCGCATATCTGAACAGTGTTCCCGTTATCATGAAGTCGAACAGCGCTTTCGCGGACTGTACAAGACGAGGCACGAGCCCGACTTTCGAATCGCACCGAATGAGATCATCCCAGCGCAGCATCTCGAAGGTAATGCTGGTTTTCCAGTTTGGACCCCACGCCTCCACGTTGCATGAAGCATCGATTGCAGATGTGTTCGAGGTTTCCGACAGCCGTGAAGAAGCGCCCCAAATCCTATCGAAGCTCGATAGCGAGCGGCGCAGGCGTTCGACCTGCTGTTCCGGAGTGACGGGATCGTAACCGCCAACGTGGAAGACGTGCCGTCGTCGAATCATCTAGCAACTCGAAATCTGCATGGACTGGTTGCCACTCATTCTGGGAAATCGAATAGACACTGTACTAGGGAACTCGGACCACGTTGATCCCGAATCCTTGGTGGACCTGACATGGATGAGGCCGATATACCTTATTAAATTACCACTCTGCCGTGATGGTCGCACTCATTGAGATTGGCTTTGATCAACAAAATGCGGAGGACAGGTCCAGGGCTCTGGGCTGCGCCTTGGGGCCCGGTGTCCGTGTTATTCTTGTTCGCACTTCAGTCCGGAGGGCGCTGGTGACGACGTTTAGAAAATTCTCAATCACTATAGCGATGTGTATCTTTGCGACCGTGTGCGCCGCCTTTACAAAGCCGATTCATATCGTCGCGGTCGGCGCAAGCAACACGCAAGGTTGGTACCTTGGGAAGCAAGGCGCTTACCCAGCTAAGTTGGAAGTCCTGTTGAGAGAGAAGGGCGTCAATGCGAACGTCGTCAACGCCGGCGTTCCCTTCGATACCACGGCCGGCATGCTCAAGCGCATTGATAGCGACGTGCCAAAGGGAACCGACATCGTGATCTTGCAGCCTGGAGGCAATGATAGGCGTTTCTTTGTGACGAAGGAGCAGCGGGCGGCCAACATCGCGGCGATGGAGCGGCGGTTGCGTGACCGCGCCATCAAAAGCATCGTGTACGACGAAGAGATTCCTCCGCGCTATTACGCTTTTGACTTCATTCACCTCACGGCTGACGGTCATGCTTTCATAGCGTCGCAGTTACTCCCGCGAGTGTTGGCGATGATAGACCAGAGAGCCATCGTGACTTCGCCGCGTGCGAGATAGAAAAAGCCTTGCTATGGCAACCGGTCGGCGCTCGCAATCCTGTCGATCGCAGACTATGGCCGGACACGGGGAAGAATGTCTCGTCAATGTCTTTCTCAGCGGGTGCTATTTGAGACAGTTCCAGCAAGAGTACGGCCAATGCGATTACACCCGCCCACGCGTTGTGCCATCCTCTCACAAGAGCGCCCAGCCACGCAGCCACCTTGGATTCTGCCGGTCGCACTGCCAATTTATCAGTGGAAACGATCCGCACGCCTTGTATCATTGATTCATGCTGATCTGTGGATCAGTCTAGTCTCTAACGCTCGCTAAGGTTGGCGCTCTTTCAATGTTCGGCAAAGATGACGCGCCAGCGAAACTAGCGTTTGGCCCACGATGACACCTGACATTGCCAAGTTCGTATTTGTCATGATGGCGGTCGGTTGGTACCTCATCCGCTACCGATACGCACGTCGTGCTCGCCGTGAAAAGGTCTTGAGGAGCGCGCGAGGTCCTCGCGAAAACACCCTGCTGCTAATATCGCTCACGGGTCTCGGTGTTGTGCCATTCATCTACATTGTAACGACCCTGCCTCATTTCGCATCGTACGTGTTCCGGCCGGTTCAAGCCTGGCTGGGCGTTTTCGTGGCGGTTGCGGCGCTGGTCATGTTCCGGCTAACCCATCGGGCCCTGGGTCGGAATTGGTCGTTAAGTCTCGACGTGCGGGAAAATCACCGCCTGATCACGGATGGAATCTATCAAAAAATCCGGCACCCCATGTATTCCGCATTCTGGCTTTGGGCTGTCGCTCAAGCATTGCTCTTGCCGAATTTGGTAGCCGGTTTCGCTGGACTGATCGGATTTGGAACGTTGTTTTTCGGCCGGGTTGCCAGAGAAGAACAGATGATGCTGGAAACGTTCGGCGACGAGTATCGCGAATATATGGCGCGGACCGGACGCATTATACCGGGGCCGTTCTGAGCCGGCTGTACGAGATCGGTCTCGCCGTCCATATCCAACACCACGCAAAGCAATCGCTCCGTGTCGTTTTTGTCACATCCGGCAAAGAAACGATGGCAGGAGCACCAGCTTAGATACAGCGTTAATTGCGTCGCAGCCATTAGAGGGTAAGCTGTTCGTGCTCAGCTACCCATATCGGAGATCACTATGTTGAAGTTTCTGGTTGTTGGAGTTGCGACTTTCGGGTTCATGGCCGCTGCCAGCGCCGCCGACCTTCCTCATCCGCAGCCGGTCGCTGAAACTGCTCCGATTGGCAAGATGCCAATCGGCAAGTATCCGGTTGGCAAGTACCCGGTCGGCAAGTACCCGGTTGGAAAGGCGCCTGCTCCGATCGTAACGAAGGGTTAGCTCAAGGATCGCCTAGAGCGCGCCCCCTTCAGTTTTCGCTGAAGGCGCTGCTTGGGGCTGACGTCTTGCCCTGGTGAGGGTTTGAAGGTGCCTGAAGTGAATCGGAAACGGAGCGGCCTGAGGCTGCTTGCCGGAGTTGGTGTTATTGTGGCTTCCGTGACTCTGGAAGCCGGCATCAGTCATGCGCAGCAATTGGCTGCGCAGACCGATCAAGCCCCGCTGCAACAGGATAAGCCGCTTAAGCCGTCGTCAAGGTCGGTTATGGCAGCGGCCGCTGCTGGACCGAGCGCTTCCGCTTCTGGAGCAGACGTGAAACCGGTTCGAAGGTCCATGGCCAAAGGGCCGTATTACGTGGACTTTCGTGCCCGCACAGCAGCTTCTTATGGGCATGCGTTTGTCTGGTACGGCAAGTCAAGCCAGAAGCAGGTCGAAGTTGCGGGGTTGCACCCGGCAGGCGACGTCCTGCCTTACGTGCTTGGCCATCTTACGTGGGTACCTTCCGAGACGGGCGCCAGCTACGGCGATCTTGACGAGCAGTACTTAACGGCCAGCTATCGCGTGTACTTGAGTGAGGCCGACGCGAAGAAGGTCTTTGCATATATCAAGGAGCTTCAGGCGAGTTCACCTGTTTGGAACGCGGAAACGACCAATTGTACGGCTTTTATTGGTCGTATTGCCAACTTCATGGGTTTGAAGGCTCCGTTCCATTTGCTGAAGCCTGAGGAATACGTAAATCAGTTGAGAGACATGAACGGCGGGCGCCAAACGGTGCAACTCGCTTCGGATCGTTAGTTTTCCCACCAAGGACCACCTAGCGGCTGCACTTGGGCAAAGCCGCTATCGGGAACGCTTCCGAGATTTCTTCAGATGAAGGGGCAGATGGTTGCATTGGCATCCAATGCGAACAGGTACGGAATACAAGTTCGAGCCCACCAAAACGTATTTAAACTGGGCTGATGCTGGACTTTCTCGCAAAGCAGCCAGAAACTGCGAGCAGCAACTGACCTTCAGTATGTAGCGGGCTTCAGATGCCTTTTTTGGACCGCTAGGAAGATCGTCCACCGGACCCGCGCCTCTTCCATCTTTGCAACGCTCTTCGGGTTTGTCCCATCGCGCTCGGACAGCGTCCCCATGCTCTCCGACTATCCTCCCGGTTGAACGGGACGGGCTCAGCGTTGTTACTTCTTGCCCATCGCCGCGTCGACGCTGATCGGGCCGGGGCCCGAGGTCGCGAGGTAGAGGCAGGCGAAGCAGAACAGGATCGCTGCGGTGCCGTTGTTGAGCAGCGGCAGCAACACCGGCTCGGCCGGGTTCTTCAACATGTGGCCGAGGAAATAGGCGAACGCCATCTCGCCCGACAGGATGAACGCGGCCAGCCGCGAGAACAGGCCGAGCATCAACAGCGCGCCGAGCACCAGTTCAAGCCAGCCCGCGGCCTGGATCAACGGCGGGATATTGGCGAAGTAGGCGAGCACGGGAAACTTGAAGATCTTCGCGACGCCGTACTGAAACAGCAGCAGTCCAGTGATGAACCGGAACAGGCTCAGCGCCGTCGGCTGCCATTTGGAAAACATCTGGTCCATTGTCATTAACCCCCTGTTTGACACGCTGGAACATTGCACAACACACGGTGTTCGCCACCCGAGTGTGATGTCAACACCTTGCGCCTGGAATCATTCCTCGCTCCACGGAAGTTGCGAGAGAACGCGGCAGCGACACGGTGACACGCCACGATGCGTGTTGCGACGCAATCATCGGCTCCGCCCCCGGTCCTCGACATGATTATACTGCATAAACATGTCACGGCCTCACTAGTATGCCGCCTACCCGCTCTCCACTCACATTGCTGTCAGACGGGGGGAAACGCGGGCACAAAAAAAGCCGCGTGCAACACGCGGCCTTTTTGCACCAGTCACGTCAAGGTAACTACCGCCACTCGACCTTGGTGATCTCGTAGGCCTTGGCGCCGCCCGGTGCCATCACTTCGACGGTGGCGCCTTTCTTCTTGCCGATCAGCGCGCGCGCAAGCGGCGAGGTGATGGAGATGCGGCCCTTCTTGGCATCGGCTTCGACCTCGCCGACGAGCTGCCACACCGCCTTCTTCTCGGTGTCCTCGTCGATCAGCGTGACGGTGGCGCCGAACTTGATGGTGTCGCCGGACAGTTTCGAGATGTCGATGATGTCGGCGCGCGCGAGCTTGTCTTCGAGCTCGGCAATGCGGCCTTCGTTGTGCGACTGCTCTTCCTTGGCGGCGTGATACTCGGCGTTCTCAGAGAGGTCGCCGTGCGAGCGCGCTTCCGCAATGTGTTCGATGATGCGCGGACGATCCACCGATTGGCGATGCTTCAACTCGTTCGTCAGCGCGGCGTATCCGCCCGCGGTCATCGGAACCTTATCCATCATCTTCGTCCTTCATCGTGCGCGCCCGGCGGCCGTGCACGAATATCCAGTTCAGCTAACGCAGGAATCAGGACGCGAACGCGCCCGGAAGCCCAGTGATTTTCGGCCCCGCTAAGGGCCGTGACAACATCCAATCGCGCGGTGAGTTCCAGCCATTCGGCTAATTGACCGCTTCGGGCCGTCAGCCCGGGCAGCGGTCAGCTTTCGGAAAAGTAACTCTGAAGCGTGCGGACCTCAAGGTCCCCGTCCCGATAGGCCCGGATCCCCCGCGCGGCCGCCACCGCGCCTGAAAGAGTGGTGTAATATGGCACTTTATGCAAGAGGGCAGCCCGCCGCAGCGAGCGGCTGTCCGCCAGGGCCTGCGGACCTTCGGTGGTATTGAAGACCAGCTGGACGTCGCCATTGGTGATGGCGTCGACGATGTGTGGACGCCCTTCGAGCACCTTGTTCACCTTTTCCGTCGGCACGCCGTGATCGCTGAGATAGCGTTGCGTGCCCGAGGTTGCCATCACCTTGAAGCCGAGCGAGTGCAACAGCCGCACCGCATCCGCAATGCGCATCTTGTCGTCGCCACGCACCGAGACGAACACCGTGCCCTGCCGCGGCACACGCGTGCCGCCGCCGAGCTGGCTCTTCGCGAATGCCACCTCGAACGAGCGGTCGATGCCCATCACTTCGCCGGTCGAACGCATCTCCGGTCCGAGCACGGTGTCGACGCCGGGGAAGCGCGCGAACGGGAACACCGATTCCTTCACGCCGACATGGTCGAGCTTCTTCTTCTTCAGCTTGAAGTCGGCGAGCTTCTCGCCGGCCATGATCCGCGCCGCGATCTTGGCGACCGGCATGCCGATCACCTTGGCGACGAACGGCACGGTGCGGGACGCGCGCGGGTTGACCTCAAGCACGTAGATCTCGCCGTCCTTGATGGCGTATTGCACGTTCATCAGGCCGACCACGTCGAGGCCGAGCGCGAGCTCGCGGGTCTGCCGCTCCAGCTCCTCGATGGTGTTCGCATCGAGCGAATGCGGCGGCAGCGAGCAGGCGGAGTCGCCGGAATGGATGCCGGCTTCCTCGATGTGCTCCATGATGCCGACGATGAAGGTGTCCTTGCCGTCGCAGAGGCAGTCGACATCGACTTCGGTCGCATCAGACAGATAGCGGTCGAACAGCAGCGGGTTCTTGCCGAGCACGGTGTTGATCTGCCCGGTCTTGTCGTTCGGGTAGCGTGCCTTGACGTCGGCGGGAACCAGCTCGGGCAGGGTGCCGAGCAGGTAATCGTTGAGCTGGGTCTCCTCGCGGATGATCTGCATCGCGCGGCCGCCGAGCACGTAGGACGGGCGCACCACCAGCGGCAGATCGAGATCGGCGGCCACCAGGCGTGCCTGCTCGACCGAATAGGCGATGCCGTTCTTCGGCTGCTTGAGGCGCAGCTTGTCGAGCACGCGCTTGAAGCGGTCGCGGTCCTCGGCGAGGTCGATCGCATCCGGCGAGGTGCCGAGGATCGGCACTTCGGCGGCTTCGAGCGCGCGGGCAAGCTTCAGCGGGGTCTGGCCGCCGAACTGCACGATCACGCCGTGCAGTGTGCCGTTCTTGCGCTCGGTCGCGACGATCTCCAGCACGTCTTCGGCGGTGAGCGGCTCGAAATACAGCCGGTTCGCAGTGTCGTAGTCGGTCGACACCGTTTCCGGATTGCAGTTGACCATGATGGTCTCGTAGCCGGCGTCCTCGAGCGCGAAGCAGGCGTGGCAGCAGCAATAGTCGAACTCGATGCCCTGGCCGATGCGGTTCGGCCCGCCGCCGAGAATGATCACCTTCTTGCGGTCGGACGGCGCGCTCTCGTCGGCAAGCTCGCCCGCGAACGGCCGCTCATAGGTCGAATACATGT from Bradyrhizobium sp. B124 includes:
- a CDS encoding alpha/beta hydrolase; its protein translation is MIRRRHVFHVGGYDPVTPEQQVERLRRSLSSFDRIWGASSRLSETSNTSAIDASCNVEAWGPNWKTSITFEMLRWDDLIRCDSKVGLVPRLVQSAKALFDFMITGTLFRYAMASWKYALFFVFPYCCLLLIALCSAGLSYLVIGPLHATLWVELLLGSFLSLAIFVSAVLWIGPKGRINHILDDAIFSHEFLYGRRSELDARLDDFAELIAKTAQAAKVDEILVVGHSLGAALTIAAVARALKLDPLLETRGPKLCVLTVGATIPKFALHPMGGQIREAAQLVAGTSAIDWVEYQARDDAISFYRFDPVTLKRTSRDYSGVHPKIRRVQIHSMISPIRFRRHRFDFMQIHYQFLMGNDQRSVYDYCMITCGPLEFDVATSPSGAVELFEADGSAMTARS
- a CDS encoding GDSL-type esterase/lipase family protein, with amino-acid sequence MTTFRKFSITIAMCIFATVCAAFTKPIHIVAVGASNTQGWYLGKQGAYPAKLEVLLREKGVNANVVNAGVPFDTTAGMLKRIDSDVPKGTDIVILQPGGNDRRFFVTKEQRAANIAAMERRLRDRAIKSIVYDEEIPPRYYAFDFIHLTADGHAFIASQLLPRVLAMIDQRAIVTSPRAR
- a CDS encoding protein-S-isoprenylcysteine O-methyltransferase, which gives rise to MTPDIAKFVFVMMAVGWYLIRYRYARRARREKVLRSARGPRENTLLLISLTGLGVVPFIYIVTTLPHFASYVFRPVQAWLGVFVAVAALVMFRLTHRALGRNWSLSLDVRENHRLITDGIYQKIRHPMYSAFWLWAVAQALLLPNLVAGFAGLIGFGTLFFGRVAREEQMMLETFGDEYREYMARTGRIIPGPF
- a CDS encoding DoxX family protein — its product is MDQMFSKWQPTALSLFRFITGLLLFQYGVAKIFKFPVLAYFANIPPLIQAAGWLELVLGALLMLGLFSRLAAFILSGEMAFAYFLGHMLKNPAEPVLLPLLNNGTAAILFCFACLYLATSGPGPISVDAAMGKK
- the greA gene encoding transcription elongation factor GreA — its product is MDKVPMTAGGYAALTNELKHRQSVDRPRIIEHIAEARSHGDLSENAEYHAAKEEQSHNEGRIAELEDKLARADIIDISKLSGDTIKFGATVTLIDEDTEKKAVWQLVGEVEADAKKGRISITSPLARALIGKKKGATVEVMAPGGAKAYEITKVEWR